The genomic segment GCCGGTCTCGGTGCCGGCCGGCGGTCGAAGCCGGTCAGCGATCGAAGTCGATGGCCACTTCGGGGGTGAGCGGGTGCGACTGGCAGGCCAGGACGAAACCCGCGTCGGTCTCCTCCGGTTCCAGCGCGTAGTTCCGGTCCATCCGCACCTCCCCCCGGACGAGGAAGGCACGGCAGGTGCCGCAGACCCCGCCCTTGCAGGCGTAGGGTGCGTCGGCACGCCTGCGGAGCACCGTCTCCAGCAGTGAATCGCCGTGCTCCACCGGCCAGCTGCCCGAACGCCCGTGCAGGGTCGCCGTCAGCGTGGCCTCCGCGGGGACGGCGACCCCGACCGCACCCCCACTGCCCGCCGCGCCTGCCGCGTTCGCCGCGTCCGGAGCGGTAGCCGTCGGGGCGGGGGAGTCCGCCACGTGGAAGATCTCCTGGTGGACACGGCCGCGTTCGACGTCCAGCGCGCGCAAGGCCCGTTGGGCTTCCCGTACCAGTCCGAGCGGTCCGCAGAGGAACCATGCGGCGACCTCCGGCACCGGCAGCAGAGCGGGCAGCAGCGAGGTCAGGCGCTCCCGGTCGAGCCGTCCGGCGGGCAGCCCCGCCGCCTGCTCCTCCCGGGAGAGCGCGGTGACGAGGTGGAAGCGGTCCGGGTACCGGTCCTTGAGGTCGGCCACCTCGTCGAGGAACATCGTCGACGCCACCGTCCGGTCGCTGCGCACGAGGCAGAACCGGGCCAGCGGTTCCCGCGCGAGCAGGGTCGCCGCGATCGACAGGACCGGGGTGATGCCGCTGCCGCCGACCACCGCCGCGAAGAGCCCCGGCCGGGGCTCCAGCGTGAAGCGCCCGGTCGGGGGCATCGCCTCCACCTGGTCGCCGACCGTGAGCTCCTTGAGCGCGTACGTCGAGAAGGTGCCGCCGTCCACCAGGCGGATGCCGACCCGGAGCACCGGCGGGTCCGGTGCGGCCACGGCGGGAGAGCAGAGCGAGTAGGACCGCCTGATCTCCTCGCCGGCCGCTTCGTAGCGCACGTTGAGGTGCTGGCCCGGTACGTGGCGGAAGGTCTCCCGCAGGGCGTCCGGGACCTCGAACGTCACGGCCACCGCGTCGTCCGTGATGCGCTCGACGGCGCCGACCCGGAGCGGATGGAACATCTACAACTCCTTGAAGTGGTCGAAGGGTTCGCGGCAGTCGGCGCACCGGCGCAGCGCCTTGCAGGCGGTGGAGGAGAACCTGCTGAGCAGTTCGGTGCGGGTCGAGCCGCAGTGCGGGCAGCGCACGGCGAGGGCGAGCGGCACCGCCCCGTCGGGGTCGTGTACGGGGCGCGGGGGCGCTATCCCGGAGGCGGCGAGCTTGCGGCGGCCCTCCGCGCTGATGTCGTCCGTGGACCAGGCCGGAGTCAGCACGGTGACCACCGAGACCTGGGCCATTCCGCGTTCGTGCAGGGCGCGTTCGATGTCGTGGGCCATGGTCTCCACGGCGGGGCAGCCGGTGTACGTCGGCGTGAGGGTGACGGTGACACGGTCGGGTCCCTCCACCCGCACACCGCGCAGGACGCCGAGCTCTTCGAGGGTCACCACCGGCAGCTCCGGGTCCGGTACGGCTCCGGCGACGGCGCGCAGCTCCTCCTCCAGCGGGGTCGTGGTCACCATGTCGCCCCCGGGTGGCTGCGGTGGAGGTGCTGCATCTCGGCGATCATCCGCCCGAAGGGCTCGGTGTGCAGCCCCTGGCGGCCGGCGCCCGCCGTCCAGGCGCCGCTCCTCGGGCCGGTGGGCAGGGAGAGGGTGGCGCGCTCGACCACGTCCGTGACCGAGGCCAGCCAGTCGTCGCCGAGGGCTTCCCAGTCGATGTCGACGCCTTCGACGGGCTGGACGAGCTCACCGGTGAACTTCCATAGCCCGTCGAGTCCTTCGCGCATCCGCCGGTGGCTCTCCTCGGTGCCGTCGCCGAGGCGCAGGGTCCACTGATCGGCGTGGTCCTGGTGGTAGGCGACCTCCTTCACGGCCTTCGCCGCCAGCGGCCGGAACGCGCTCGTGCCGGCCGCCAGCCGCTCGTACAGGAGGCGCTGGTAGACGGAGAAGTAGAGCTGGCGGGCGATGGTGCGGGCGAAGTCGCCGTTCTCCTGCTCGACCAACTGTGTGTTGCGGAAGGCGCGTTCTTCGCGGAGGTAGGCGAGTTCGTCCTCGTCTCCCACGAGGGAGAGGAGCACGCGGGCCTGGCCGAGGAGGTCCAGCGCGATGTTGGCGAGGGCGACCTCCTCCTCCAGCACCGGGGCGTGACCGGCCCACTCCCCCAGCCGGTGCGACAGCACCAGCGCGTCGTCTCCCAGTGCGAGGGCGCCTGCCAGGAGTCCGGGCGGCGGGGAAGTCGCGGTGCCGGGCGCAGCGCCGTGCGGGGCGGCGGTCACAGGTGCTTCACCCCTTCCGGGATCTCGTAGAAGGTGGGGTGGCGGTAGGGCTTGTCGGCGGCCGGTTCGAAGAAGGAGTCCTTCTCGTCGGGGGACGAGGCGGTGACCGCGGTGGAGGGCACCACCCAGATCGAGACGCCCTCCGCGCGGCGGGTGTAGAGGTCGCGGGCGTTGCGCAGGGCCATGGTGGCGTCGGGGGCGTGCAGGCTGCCCGCGTGGGTGTGGGAGAGCCCTCGGCGGGAGCGGACGAACACCTCCCACAGCGGCCAGTCGGTCGGGCTGCTCATGCCGTCGCCTCCTCGTTCCGGACCGGGGTGGTGGGTGCTTCCGTCGCGGTGCCCGCACCGGGGGAGGGTGCGGACGGGGACTGCTGGGAGGACGCCTGCGGGGGCGGAGCCTGCGAGAACTCGGGCCGCGCGTGCTTCGTGGCGTGCGCGGCGGCGGCGTCGCGGACCCAGGCGCCCGCTTCGTGGGCGTCGCGGCGCTGGGCGAGCCGCTGGTCGTTGCACGGGCCGTTGCCCTTGAGCACCTCCTGGAACTCCGTCCAGTCGATGGCGCCGAAGTCGTGGCGGCCCCGGGCGTCGTTCCACCGGAGGTCGGGATCGGGGAGGGTGAGACCGAGGGCCTCGGCCTGGGGCACGCAGATGTCCACGAACCGCTGCCGGAGCTCGTCGTTGGAGTGGCGCTTGATCTTCCAGGCCATCGACTGCGCGGAGTGCGCGGACGCGTCGTCCGGCGGGCCGAACATCATCAGCGACGGCCACCACCAGCGGTCCACCGCGTCCTGCGCCATCGCGTGCTGGGCCGGTGTGCCCCGGCTCAGCGCCAGCAGGAGTTCGTACCCCTGGCGCTGGTGGAAGGACTCCTCCTTGCAGATGCGGACCATCGCGCGGGCGTACGGGCCGTAGGAGCAGCGGCAGAGCGGCACCTGGTTGGTGATGGCGGCGCCGTCCACCAGCCAGCCGATCGCGCCCACGTCCGCCCAGGTCAGCGTCGGGTAGTTGAAGATCGACGAGTACCTCTGGCGGCCGGCGTGCAGCTTGTCGAGCAGCTCCGCCCGGCTGGTGCCCAGGGTTTCCGCGGCGCTGTAGAGGTACAGGCCGTGGCCCGCCTCGTCCTGCACCTTGGCCATCAGGATGGCTTTGCGGCGCAGGGAGGGGGCGCGGGTGATCCAGTTGGCCTCGGGCTGCATCCCGATGATCTCGGAGTGCGCGTGCTGGGCCATCTGGCGGACCAGCGAGGCGCGGTACGCGTCCGGCATCCAGTCGCGGGGTTCGATGCGCTCGTCCGCCGCCACGGTGGCGTCGAACGCCGCCGCGCGGCCGTCCTCCCCCGCTGCGGCGGCGTCCGCACCTTCCGGTGACTGCCGACCTGCGGTCACTGTCGCCATGACCACTCCGTCCCGACCGATCGTTCGGTTCATCGACTTCAATGGTCGGTCGGCGGACCGTAGGGTGTCAACCCTGTGGATGGCCGAGGGATGATCGACGACGATCGGGGCGGTATGGAATCGGATCACAGGGGGCGCTCGGAACGTCGGTCGGCGGCCGGTGAGAGCGAGGGATCGGACGAGGTACGCGCGGACGCGGCGCCCGAGGAGGCGCCGGGACTCTCCACGGAGCGCACGGAGCGGCCCGGTGGGCCTG from the Streptomyces sp. NBC_01335 genome contains:
- the paaD gene encoding 1,2-phenylacetyl-CoA epoxidase subunit PaaD, with protein sequence MVTTTPLEEELRAVAGAVPDPELPVVTLEELGVLRGVRVEGPDRVTVTLTPTYTGCPAVETMAHDIERALHERGMAQVSVVTVLTPAWSTDDISAEGRRKLAASGIAPPRPVHDPDGAVPLALAVRCPHCGSTRTELLSRFSSTACKALRRCADCREPFDHFKEL
- the paaA gene encoding 1,2-phenylacetyl-CoA epoxidase subunit PaaA, with protein sequence MATVTAGRQSPEGADAAAAGEDGRAAAFDATVAADERIEPRDWMPDAYRASLVRQMAQHAHSEIIGMQPEANWITRAPSLRRKAILMAKVQDEAGHGLYLYSAAETLGTSRAELLDKLHAGRQRYSSIFNYPTLTWADVGAIGWLVDGAAITNQVPLCRCSYGPYARAMVRICKEESFHQRQGYELLLALSRGTPAQHAMAQDAVDRWWWPSLMMFGPPDDASAHSAQSMAWKIKRHSNDELRQRFVDICVPQAEALGLTLPDPDLRWNDARGRHDFGAIDWTEFQEVLKGNGPCNDQRLAQRRDAHEAGAWVRDAAAAHATKHARPEFSQAPPPQASSQQSPSAPSPGAGTATEAPTTPVRNEEATA
- the paaC gene encoding 1,2-phenylacetyl-CoA epoxidase subunit PaaC, which produces MAGALALGDDALVLSHRLGEWAGHAPVLEEEVALANIALDLLGQARVLLSLVGDEDELAYLREERAFRNTQLVEQENGDFARTIARQLYFSVYQRLLYERLAAGTSAFRPLAAKAVKEVAYHQDHADQWTLRLGDGTEESHRRMREGLDGLWKFTGELVQPVEGVDIDWEALGDDWLASVTDVVERATLSLPTGPRSGAWTAGAGRQGLHTEPFGRMIAEMQHLHRSHPGATW
- a CDS encoding 2Fe-2S iron-sulfur cluster-binding protein codes for the protein MFHPLRVGAVERITDDAVAVTFEVPDALRETFRHVPGQHLNVRYEAAGEEIRRSYSLCSPAVAAPDPPVLRVGIRLVDGGTFSTYALKELTVGDQVEAMPPTGRFTLEPRPGLFAAVVGGSGITPVLSIAATLLAREPLARFCLVRSDRTVASTMFLDEVADLKDRYPDRFHLVTALSREEQAAGLPAGRLDRERLTSLLPALLPVPEVAAWFLCGPLGLVREAQRALRALDVERGRVHQEIFHVADSPAPTATAPDAANAAGAAGSGGAVGVAVPAEATLTATLHGRSGSWPVEHGDSLLETVLRRRADAPYACKGGVCGTCRAFLVRGEVRMDRNYALEPEETDAGFVLACQSHPLTPEVAIDFDR
- the paaB gene encoding 1,2-phenylacetyl-CoA epoxidase subunit PaaB is translated as MSSPTDWPLWEVFVRSRRGLSHTHAGSLHAPDATMALRNARDLYTRRAEGVSIWVVPSTAVTASSPDEKDSFFEPAADKPYRHPTFYEIPEGVKHL